The Toxorhynchites rutilus septentrionalis strain SRP chromosome 1, ASM2978413v1, whole genome shotgun sequence genome contains the following window.
ttcgaTTTTACAAAGgtcgattcagcaaagattgATTCTTTGGtatcgatttaatcagtgaatcgatccctacgccatttagaaaatcgattcgtcaagatcgatctttgtCTAAAGCCGACCTTTTAATTAACACGTGCACTCTGGCgtttgccatcaatggctcgcACAAGCTTGGCTGATTGGGCGGCGCTCACTACCAGGGgaatgcatttgattttgctatcagaaactgTATGTATTTGCATCTGTATATGCATATGCGTGCACTTTTGCAAAAGCGTTTATGTTTACGTGTTGACGAAGACGTTGACGTCGACCGTCGATCATtgacgtttgcgtgtgcatttgtatgtaCACTTTATCTAACTCCACACTTATCGTTCTAGGACTAAGTTCTTCCCACTTTAACGTTATATTCCTCTCGTTCAAATCCTATAGCTCATCATCAAACTTCATTTCATTGTTCCTTTTTTTCGCTGGTAAAACCCTTTCACCTTTTCACATTTCTTATGGGattccatatatattttttggcatTTAATACTTTTATCAGCAAAACGGAAGTCGAAACCAGGTTATGTACTATATTCTGGAACCTacgttcatctattgttgacaaatcatagaacaaagtccatttgtatgttttgaaatggaattaaaattaattaaattaatcattaatgttcaatGTCTCGTCATAAAAGTATTTGTttgacaacaagccaatctagCTATAAAATATTTGTTGAATTTCCTTCAGATGAAATATTTCGTTTCCGAATCTTAAACCACCTTTATTTAGGGTCTCTACGCATGTTTCAGGTGAGTATAAAGGTAAGTTAACTCATTCGTTTAGTTTTCTCAGGTTATTCGATAGTTTCAGGACTCAATTCTATATGCCGTCAATcgtaaaattgagtgtacaccccgtgttggtttgttatttttgagcttttcggggttaaaaagtaaataattaaaagcgACTTATATTCATTGCAAAATCAATCCTTttcactctcatgtagtgaAGAGGAATTATTcaaaatggtcacatttctacttaatgtttaagaaacaaacaaaaaatcttcaattcaGACTTGGCAAAAAAGTGTACATTTCAAGTATgtcttaaaaagaaaattgaaatcagttcagatgagttaacagataacaaaattCATTCCCCTAGTATTTGATATGGCTCTCTTTGGCGTCCAACAGAGTCTGCAAGCGCCGAGGCGAGATTCCTGGTCACTATAGACAGAATGCTCCAGATCTCCTTAAACGTCATTTTGAGATCCGCTTTgttctctgattttttttttcttcagacggttcttgatttcccaccatagaTGCTCAATAGCGTTCAAGTCCGGTGATTGCGGagatgttttgagttgattAGGACATAATAGAGAAGGCACTCCGGCACGATGAGATCGGCTAGCTTCGGGTCATTatcctgttgaaagtagtaatcatgAGGGTGACCCTGTTTCTACACTGGAGACTACAGGCTACGTATCAGGATGTTCAATTAAGTCATCTTGTCCATCCCCGAATCGATCAACTCCAcggttccagttccagaagccgtAATTGTACCACACATCAGCTGACAGccgccgccgtgttttactgtgggaaccaaatTCTGAGGCTGGAGCGCCGATCCAGGTTTCCTTCACATCCATacgattcaaagagattggtttaCGTCTCATCCGTATAAAGGACCCTGTTCCGGAGCTCCTTAGATCTACACTctatccaacttctataagaccaccctgattctatttcgttgcaacacaaacagttagaatttcaacaagatacattcatacattgttgataGCTTAGAAAAAAGTATATTTAGCgtaaatttcgttcaaaagagttgtttgtttattgtgcttaaatatgataatttcagctgtccagtttctatagcaccattttaaaattcataagtattatcaatgaaaaatttaaaacgatCATGTCATGCTGATCTACACGTCAATAAttagcaaccttgccattttagCTAATAACCTAGAAAACTCGTGTAGGaaaactatttaccaaattctgctgaacggatttctcgataatttttcttgtttccgtaattgcgaccttgagctcttcaatcgtggtcaataattggcaaccttgccatttcagcTAATAACCTAGAAAACTCGTGTTGGaaaactatttaccaaattctgctgaacggatttctcgataatttttcttgtgtccgtaattgcgaccttgagctcttcaatcgtggtgtaccgttttccgtCAGTGTAgcttctgcgtacaaggatcccccttagattttcaacaggactcAAGTCTGGAAAGCGAGCCggtcagtccaaaaaaataaatttttggtctttaatccattgcttagtttccttgctagtatgaatagtagcattgttttgctggaatgtgatttttttttgtgacgatattgcaaaaacggtaggagagaggattccagaatatGTATgttatccttgaatgatgtgaaagctatcttgagctttccggttgcacagaatcccgcccaaaccatgcacgagccttcaCCAAAATtccaggttgaaaaatactgttcctccttaCGTAAATCACGTAAATCtctttcttaccgtatccttgaggattcgctaaataattgagcactacttgatgggatcgtccaatccgacgagcaatttctctgataccaacattttcttggtggaaTGCATCGAtctgtctttcttctctctccgtgagcacttttcatTTCGGCATTTTcaagatttattgatcaaagccactaaaacaacggaagatGTAACTGGTcctatagaaacttgacacttgaaaaatacaaaaacattcgtttacgctcagcgcttgcacatacacacatatgaaaatcatgcaatgtatggtagtaaccaatacctacacacttgaatacaaattgaagcattgtttgtttacaatgacacaaagcagcaagatcatcacctggtcttatagaagttggacagagtgcatTTACACATACCTTTGCGAACTGTAGTCGTTATCTCATATCCACCTTTAAGATGAAAGACTTTTTACGGgcaacacgacctctcagattgttcctgtatgctacaCTCCGGACAGTGTCCGCGCTGATAGGTCTTCCTATGGTGCCggctacttcggtagtcaattaaGGAATGTTTGTTTCAGGGTTATTTTGAAATGTTTGCACAGTTAACCGTTCATCATCAGTAGACAGAATCTTTTTGGGTTCTCTAcccgggagattttccatggtttCTTCATATTTGCACttgttcatgattttcttcactgTAGAGTGGGTTCTTCCGACAGCAGTTGCTATTTCCCGCCATATCTTTCCTCGACAAATTTCTtgttatcattgtacgtgtaactACGTGTCTTTTTCTTTCCTTTTGCTGGCCATTTTGAtaaaactttttcaaatatcaataaaaaacaaaaaccaacattGCCCAAACAGTGGTTGGGAGTTGACATTACCCATTGACGAAAAAAGTATGCTAATTTGCAACGATTTTACTTACAAGGCTTGTTTGTTTGGAGAAATTTAAGATGTACACTCATTTTTGCAATGTCTCAAATTgagattttttcatcttttacgGTTAAATAATTAGCCGAAaaacttttcgcggaaatttatTGCGCGTATGGCTAGTTAAATGTGTGAATAattaatatgcatcaaaagaataaATGTATTAAACATATTTTGTACTAAATAAATgtaaagtatcgtcaagtagcatgtgTACTCTCAATTTTGCGAATGACTGTATATCAATGCAGGAGAAGTTATCtcgaataattgaaattttgttgTAAAGATTAGTTAAACGTTTGTGTTTTCCTCTTGCATCTCCTGGCTTTGATTCTGCTGagagtttcatttttgtttacccATATCAGGCTAGTGACACGCGTAGTCGTTTAACTACGGCGTTTAACGATCCGTTTTGTCGCTAGAAAAAAGCCCGCGTTATTTGACACTCGTTGACAGTGACAATCCAGGAATTCCTAGAGCACTACCAGTTAAAGACGAGTTTGTTAGCTGATACTTATGTCCAGTTAGTTAAGTAAATATAACCTGTTCCTAGCATAATAACAGTGTTGTAAAGTCGAAACACAGTAATGAGATGCACTGAGTATTAAAAAATTGAGCCCCTAATTTATTTCGCCACGCGAAAGTTATCCTATCCATACAGCCTCTTCTAAACCCGGTACCTGTGGCAACAGCTGATGCACACAACTACAATCTCACTCAACGGGAGGCGTTTCCGAAACCGACGCTGATCGGAAACGTTTTCCGAGAGACAGAGAAAGTACAAGCCGAATGTGAGGGGCGATGGCGTGTGCGCGAAAGAGAACACTCGGGTACAGTGCGTTCTGGCTGGCGGTTTTAAGACCGAACCATTTACCGCGCCCCGCATTGAAAACGCTTGGCTTTCAAATCGCGTTTGGGTGTAGTATCGAGTCGGCCGTGCCGCGCGTCGCTGTTTTCAGAGCGTTTTCAATCTAACCATTGTTAGTTTAGTTTATGAATTCTTCTCTGCAAAATGAGTCTTATTGACGTGGAGGAATTGATAGGTGCAATAGAGATACGGCCGGCTCTGTGGGACATAAGAACCACAGATTATAACGATCGTGTAGTCAGAAAGCAGAGCTGGGAAGAAATTTGCGATCTGTTTGGAGAGGAAGGAATGACACAAGCGCAGAAGGATGAATTGGGTAAGTTTGTCTAACAAACATccttttttgtttcaataaTTTAGCATTATTTAGAATGTAGCTATAAACTTAGCTGATTGatttattttgagtataattgtcaaatatttataaaaataaaatgcctttGGATTTATTTAATTGGTGctagtaggggaaccgcgggtaagacagtgggggtataatgggcaggtggttgatttctatagttgcattatgaattcaaaaatttctgtcgatgggaaccccttctacatgctattctataatatttaaaccatcctttgacaatgaatactgattaaAAGTGGAATAAggaaacaaaaatcgaaaatcaaacatgattccgcgtgtggatgtaatttttccggcttcgatattaagcattttgagtggtttcattgcaaaattgaattcgctgatggttatatttcggtttgtgagttagcAGAGAAGCGATTTtaagtatgtacggaaaagtgaaTTCTTTCGtaaatggtaaatttaaattattaaaataattgcactggtggggttgaaatggacagtcacatccataatcacatccagtGCATGatagaaagtgaagggaagaatattcaactctttttcatattgctttctctttttgttctatttcagttactggacacacaaaaattgggagagagcgaaattattcctctcgcgagcgataaatttCTACGCTTTGTATATTATGaatctgtccatattcccccccactacatgtccattatacccgcatcgataaaaatgttctacttttcggcttgttttaatttcagtaaaaaaaacatggaaaaacaaatTATCATAAAACATTtgaccaattatttcgaaaaccagtatattgaactgtagaaaactgcttttaagttttggaaaacatgagctTCCAAAGATATgaatgaagttcttcttaacatgtccgtcttacccccatttcccctactgGCTGTGTGACTATGGTTCCGCATTTTTTcgtgaaaataaaacatttgcCTGTTTAGAAAGCAAAGTTCATTCAATGTAATGATATTTTTGAGACAATTAAAATATCAATGATACTGATTCTTCTGTTAGAAGAAAGTCTATCGGGTATGTGGAGCAATGTTCTTAGACAGTTTCGCGGGTACATTATTGGGGTGCTAGCATTGTTTTGATGAATTTGCATagaatttaaaacatttttgaaacctAGTAGAGAACAAAGCAAGATAGCAAAGAAAGGTAATTCTTCCACATTCATTGaaataactgttttttttcaaatgaactTAATTTCCAGAGGTCAAACTacacaaaaaatggaagaacgtTAGGGATAACTTCGCGAGGGAACTGCATGGACGGGCGAGAAGCAAAGGGAGGATACATGGTCATCCGAAAGCGCCGTATATGTACACTGAAAACCTGCAATTTTTAAAAGACATAATTTTATCGAAAGAATCGAAACGCCATTCTCGACAAGGATCGCCTGAACAACCGCAACCGCAACTTGCTGGAGGTACGGATTCTTCGCCAATCCCACTAACAGCACCACGAAGAATTGTTCGAAAAATTAGCAAGAGAAAATTACACCCGGTCGAGGAAAAAACATTTCGTCCATCCGAGAGCAAGAGAAGATTACACCCGGTcgacaaaaaagtgttttgtcCATCGAAGAGATTGGATAGAATAGATAACTTCCAACCAGCCGAGAACGATGACAATCGTCTCTTCCTGCTGTCATTGTTACCAAGTATCTCATCCCTGCCAAAGATGTTGAATTCGAGATGCAGACTTGAAATAATGCAAGTTGTTTATAAATTTGAGGAGCGCGCGTTAAGACAACCGGAAGATCCTCTCGATCCTTTAACGCAAGGGATACAACAGCATACCGACACAGACCACGATACCGAATCATTGCTCTCTATCATCAAGGAAGCGCCCGCTTCTCCGGTCGACTCATTGGTCTCTCATCTATCTCACCATTCAGAGGAATGTTAGCCTTATTAACTCAGTATTTTGTTAATTCAGTATTCTATACTGCTTCAGAGTACGACCTGTTGATCGTTCATTTCCATACGTACAATACAAAGAGCGAATTAATAGGTAATTTTTTTCCCTCGAGAATAAATGATGATTTCAGTGAGTGAATATTTTTTGTATGTACTTTGTATATACTTCAGTGTTTTGAATATTCTTATTCGGTTGGGAGGTAGGTTCTCAGTAAAGGTGCCATGCACGAATTACGTAACACCAAAAATACGAATTTTGGATCCTCTCTTTTCCTTACGTAACgctagagcaattccaaatgaaatcgacataaCATGAGTATCTTtgattcgaataaaaatttgtattccgtttgggttggaggaaatatgagttttccacagcgatTGGGAAGTTTttaactcaagtgtaacttttgaaaagggcatatcgattttagtaaaagaaatatctcaaatatctcaaaaattatgagTTCTGCCGAAATtctgtcttagaaagagttatagagtattggtgtttaaacatgaaaaatatacactgagaaaaaaaatagtaaagggtaacttcgatattaggtacattttactttcaaaattgtacgttgtatcgaagcataataaagaactcagaaacgtagcttatattactttattgtgttgctgtttcagtaaggttgatgaataaattcaactagaagatgaagccaacctttctcatgatgtttccctacgtactgttgattgaagtttgattcatttataaTCCAGaatcaaaaaattgtaaggggttgtatctaggacacgaccgcatattttcgacgtagaactacgcaattatattatgcaatccacttgtttaccacttcgaatattgttttagaatgcatcgaagtttttgtaataaattatgttcttcgttacaaataaatttgatgaacttccttttacgtttgatgtgATGCCTAGgtctaccaaaatatgtgaacggaagaattgtcaaacgatcattgttttttacatttccctctgaaattattgcacatctcatgtttacgtagttcttgaaccgcgaaagttttatagtatctgaaatgacgattttcccaggcttctcagtttaaaagtacgttttagcgaaacatattccggtctgcacaacgacaagcgagtacaaagtactccccgataatcgttcgattaatcgattaatcgaatacttcttacagaaatcgattattaatcgaacgaatactgcacaaccaataatcgaagcgaacgaataaattACGTCgcttaatcgatccaaaccaagagagaaaaaaaagtacggccgcaaatcgatccaaaccaagagagaaaaaaaagtacggCCGCAGCAGTTTTatccaattcgcgttgacgacattgagcttcatttactaatttaggggagcgtcaaagataataattaattttcaggcgaaatgaacCCTTTTTATTCCAGCTGGCTTTCTAGGAAATGAGAAACATTattctaactaattatttcattcagtctgacgattaattgattaatcgactatttggggcgattaatcgtatcgaataacaaactgctgaaaagtattcgattagctgatgaacgattgatttccaaaatcggggatcactactttgaagtctatgttggggaaaccctaaatcgggccaataaaaacttgacagttagggcgtttagataacgcttgacattttacagttattcaattgttcatctcatggaaaataacattttaccaattgtgatagaagcgtagaaatattccctatcaattgatgcaaacatctttccgatctgttaacaaatgttcgagttataagcattctaaatattggtagggttagcacacaaatcgacagaacaaatgtatgggaaaaaaggaagttcttccagtgttcatgaatttaaaccgtttagagattagcaaactgtaatatatagcatatgtgctcccttggccgagtggttagcgtcataactaacatgccgggtgttcgggttcgattcccgttctggtcgggggaatttttcatcaaataaatttcctccgacttgcactgtgatcacgcgtattctagagcttgccactcagaatgcattcacggcgaagttcctctaggaacgttagtgccattgaagaagaagaagaagagaagaatatatagcatatcaaacaaattttagagaatttctgattcgattggtatgcaaatcacgagaattcgttcacagtgaaaatagttattaacgttaactttatttcataaaaacgtgacatgttttctgatttggcacccttcctgaaagacgtagttctacgtcaaaaacagttgtatttcgggattggccACACTaacaacacaagctttagtatcgaAATACAGATAACTTatggttctttcagaaaaaaaaaattcaaaaaattattcctttggactttgataatgtgcactttatatcgaggtaaaatgtaagTTATAtcaagtgacgttatatcgagggtactttatatcgaagttcccctgtacttttttttaaaagaaactttattttgtaatatctaaaatatgcatttttttaCGTACTAGTTGTTAAATGATTTTTTAATATAGCTACGTtctgtattaacccacatgtcttcaaatttttttaacgtaactcctaaacaaatacttttaccataatgatgtatttagaaaagttgttggaaattataagcaaaaaaGTGCCTGTTTACTAAAAGAGCAATTGATTAGAAATATtcttttaaatatctcgagaatggctgcatttagaaagaGATCGATAgtaagaatttttgttttaaatcacatcagaattcataatttggggCTAAAAatcattgttaacatacaaaaattcgaagtttcgaaaattcatacaaaatcgatgttccacaaagttcgtcaaaaatagttgtaCCATCTTGGatcgtttttttaaattttctacataacttctattttatatgaaaaaaatcatgattttttttttaaattacaaattaaagttgttttgtatataaaaaaattcttctcagtgtaaatttttttcaggtttaaacaatactttataactctttctaagacactttttcggtacgactcatagtttttgagatataaattatcaaaaatttctcttactaaattCGATACGCTCttctcaaaagttacacttgagtcagaaAATTCCAAATTGCTGTGGGAAACTTATATTCCGTCCAACCCAactcaaattttcattcgaatcaaaaatacatgttttcaaatctgaatttttaggacgatttacTTTGGAATCGCACGCAAGTCGTATACCTAAATAGAGATTCGTATATTCTCATGCGTAACGTAATTTGTGGGCGACAGCAAAGTGTCTTCCTGCGTTATCTTTGAATGTGCCATGTATTGAGGATTTTTATTTACAACAACTCATTGAGCAACATACACGATCAatatattgataaaatttttcataaatgtcTTGAAATCCAGGTTTTTGATATCCGTTATAACCTCAATCAACGAACAATCCAaccatcgaaacactttttatagctgtattcaggaattgtcTTCAGTTCAcacaaaaaattcatttttatgtcttcaattaCGTCAAAACGGGTCCCCACAAAGCGGTAATTTGGGCTtcggaaatagaaaaaagttactCAGCGTCATATCGCcagcaattatttatttatt
Protein-coding sequences here:
- the LOC129767315 gene encoding uncharacterized protein LOC129767315; its protein translation is MSLIDVEELIGAIEIRPALWDIRTTDYNDRVVRKQSWEEICDLFGEEGMTQAQKDELEVKLHKKWKNVRDNFARELHGRARSKGRIHGHPKAPYMYTENLQFLKDIILSKESKRHSRQGSPEQPQPQLAGGTDSSPIPLTAPRRIVRKISKRKLHPVEEKTFRPSESKRRLHPVDKKVFCPSKRLDRIDNFQPAENDDNRLFLLSLLPSISSLPKMLNSRCRLEIMQVVYKFEERALRQPEDPLDPLTQGIQQHTDTDHDTESLLSIIKEAPASPVDSLVSHLSHHSEEC